In Enterobacter cloacae, the following are encoded in one genomic region:
- a CDS encoding murein peptide amidase A, which produces MAFTRPRMERGAFPPGTEHYGRSFLGAPLIWFPAPEADRNSGLIIAGTHGDENSSIVTLSCALRTLAPALRRHHVILTVNPDGCQLGLRANARGIDLNRNFPAANWRAGETVYRWNSSAEERDVVLLTGDKPGSEPETQALCQLIHRIHPAWVVSFHDPLACIEDPRHTVLGQWLANAFALPLVTSVGYETPGSFGSWCADLNLHCITAEFPPISSDEASEKYLKAMVELLRWQPQR; this is translated from the coding sequence ATGGCTTTCACCCGACCCAGGATGGAACGTGGCGCTTTCCCGCCAGGCACTGAACATTATGGACGCTCATTTTTAGGCGCGCCGCTGATCTGGTTTCCGGCCCCGGAGGCCGATCGCAACAGTGGATTGATCATAGCCGGAACCCACGGAGACGAGAACTCATCCATCGTCACCCTTTCCTGCGCACTACGAACGCTCGCACCAGCGTTACGTCGACACCACGTTATTTTGACCGTGAACCCGGATGGCTGCCAGCTTGGGCTACGGGCAAATGCGAGGGGGATCGACTTAAACCGTAATTTCCCGGCGGCGAACTGGCGTGCCGGGGAAACCGTGTACCGCTGGAACAGCTCAGCGGAAGAGCGCGACGTCGTGTTACTGACGGGAGATAAGCCCGGTTCTGAACCTGAGACACAAGCGCTCTGCCAGTTAATTCATCGGATCCACCCGGCCTGGGTTGTCTCCTTCCACGACCCGTTGGCCTGTATTGAAGATCCGCGCCACACCGTACTGGGCCAGTGGCTGGCGAACGCATTCGCCCTTCCACTTGTCACCAGCGTCGGCTATGAAACACCCGGTTCATTTGGTAGCTGGTGCGCCGACCTGAATTTACACTGCATCACTGCGGAATTCCCGCCGATCTCATCCGATGAAGCCAGCGAAAAATACCTGAAAGCAATGGTGGAGCTGCTGCGCTGGCAGCCTCAGAGATGA
- a CDS encoding peptide ABC transporter substrate-binding protein gives MKHPVSLLFSALCLCGLSSLSYAADVPSGTILAQKQELVRHIKDEPASLDPAKAVGLPEIQVIRDLYEGLVNQNDKGELTPGVATRWQSNDNRIWTFTLRDNAKWSDGTPVTAQDFVYSWQRLVDPKTTSPFAWFAALAGINNAQAIIDGKAAPDTLGVTAVDSRTLRVQLDKPLPWFSNLTANFAFYPVQKANVESGKEWTRPGALVGNGAYVLKDRVVNEKLVVEPNTHYWDNAKTVLQKVTFIPINQESSATKRYLAGDIDITESFPKNMYQKLLKDIPGQVYTPPQLGTYYYAFNTQKGPTADARVRLALSMTIDRRIMAEKVLGTGEKPAWHFTPDVTAGFTPEASPFEQMSQQELNAQAKMLLQAAGYGPQRPLTLTLLYNTSENHQKIAIAVASMWKKNLGVDVKLQNQEWKTYIDSRNTGNFDVIRASWVGDYNEPSTFLSLLTSTHSGNISRFNDPAYDKIINQATLETTEKARNADYNKAEKILAEKAPIAPIYQYTNGRLIKPWVKGYPITNPEDVAYSRTMYIEKH, from the coding sequence ATGAAGCATCCTGTTTCGCTGCTCTTCTCTGCGCTATGCCTGTGCGGGCTATCTTCACTGTCTTACGCCGCTGACGTGCCATCGGGCACGATCCTGGCGCAAAAACAGGAGCTGGTAAGACACATCAAAGATGAACCGGCTTCGCTCGATCCGGCAAAAGCCGTGGGGTTGCCAGAGATTCAGGTGATTCGCGACCTTTATGAAGGGCTGGTCAATCAGAATGATAAAGGGGAGCTAACCCCGGGCGTGGCAACACGCTGGCAGAGTAACGATAACCGAATCTGGACGTTCACCTTACGTGACAACGCGAAATGGTCTGACGGTACTCCTGTCACCGCTCAGGATTTTGTCTACAGCTGGCAGCGTCTGGTTGACCCAAAAACCACCTCACCGTTTGCCTGGTTTGCTGCGCTGGCAGGCATCAATAACGCTCAGGCAATTATTGACGGAAAAGCAGCACCGGATACGCTTGGCGTGACGGCTGTTGATAGCAGAACGCTACGTGTCCAGCTGGATAAACCGCTGCCGTGGTTCAGCAACCTGACGGCAAACTTTGCGTTTTATCCGGTTCAGAAAGCCAACGTTGAGAGCGGTAAAGAGTGGACGCGCCCGGGCGCGCTGGTCGGTAACGGTGCGTACGTTCTGAAAGATCGCGTGGTGAATGAAAAACTGGTGGTGGAACCCAATACCCACTACTGGGATAACGCCAAAACCGTACTGCAAAAAGTGACCTTCATACCGATTAACCAGGAATCTTCAGCAACCAAACGCTATCTGGCGGGTGATATTGATATTACCGAATCGTTCCCGAAAAACATGTACCAAAAGTTACTTAAAGACATTCCTGGGCAGGTGTATACGCCACCACAGCTGGGTACCTATTACTATGCGTTCAACACGCAAAAAGGCCCAACGGCTGATGCCCGCGTGCGTCTGGCGTTGAGTATGACTATCGATCGCCGGATTATGGCGGAGAAGGTGTTGGGCACGGGCGAAAAACCGGCATGGCACTTTACGCCTGACGTGACGGCGGGCTTCACGCCAGAGGCTTCTCCGTTTGAACAGATGTCGCAGCAAGAGCTCAATGCGCAAGCCAAAATGTTGTTACAGGCCGCCGGTTACGGTCCTCAGCGCCCGCTGACGCTGACCCTGTTGTATAACACCTCGGAAAACCACCAGAAAATTGCTATCGCCGTGGCATCCATGTGGAAGAAAAACCTGGGCGTTGACGTCAAACTGCAAAACCAGGAGTGGAAAACCTACATTGATAGCCGCAACACCGGCAATTTTGACGTGATCCGTGCGTCATGGGTGGGCGATTACAATGAGCCGTCGACTTTCCTGTCGCTGTTGACCTCAACCCACAGCGGTAATATTTCCCGTTTCAACGACCCGGCGTACGATAAGATTATCAACCAGGCAACGCTTGAAACTACGGAAAAAGCGCGCAATGCAGACTACAACAAGGCCGAGAAAATTCTGGCTGAGAAAGCACCGATTGCCCCTATTTATCAGTACACCAATGGCCGTCTGATTAAACCGTGGGTCAAAGGCTACCCGATTACTAACCCGGAAGATGTGGCGTATAGCCGTACGATGTATATAGAGAAGCACTGA
- a CDS encoding dipeptide epimerase, translating into MRSVKVYEEAWPLHTPFVISRGSRSEACVVVVEIEEEGIKGVGECTPYPRYGESLASVMAHIMTLVPDLQKGLSREALQQRLPAGAARNAIDCALWSLEAAKQRVSLPALLGVTLPETIITAQTVVIGEPEQMAASAKALYASGATLLKVKLDDRLISERMVAIRAAVPEATLIVDANESWHSEGLAARCQLLADLNVAMLEQPLPANDDAALENFIHPLPICADESCHTRDSLAQLKGRYEMVNIKLDKTGGLTEALALAKEAQVQGFGLMLGCMLCTSRAIGAALPLAPQVRFADLDGPTWLAVDVSPALSFTSGQLHL; encoded by the coding sequence ATGAGAAGCGTTAAGGTCTATGAAGAAGCCTGGCCATTGCATACCCCGTTTGTGATCTCCCGAGGCAGTCGAAGCGAAGCCTGCGTGGTGGTGGTCGAGATAGAAGAAGAGGGCATCAAAGGTGTGGGTGAATGCACCCCATACCCCCGGTACGGAGAGAGTCTTGCATCGGTGATGGCGCATATCATGACGCTGGTGCCAGACCTGCAAAAAGGGCTTTCTCGCGAGGCGTTACAGCAGCGGTTACCCGCGGGCGCAGCGCGTAACGCTATCGACTGCGCTTTATGGAGCCTGGAGGCGGCTAAACAACGGGTATCGTTGCCTGCATTACTGGGCGTTACGCTGCCGGAGACGATTATCACTGCACAAACGGTGGTGATTGGTGAGCCTGAACAAATGGCGGCCAGTGCGAAGGCACTGTATGCGTCTGGCGCGACGTTGCTAAAAGTTAAACTCGACGACCGCTTAATCAGTGAACGGATGGTTGCCATTCGCGCGGCTGTGCCAGAGGCCACGCTCATTGTCGATGCCAACGAGTCATGGCACAGCGAGGGACTGGCGGCGCGCTGCCAGCTGTTGGCCGATCTGAACGTTGCCATGCTGGAGCAGCCTTTACCGGCAAATGACGATGCCGCGCTGGAGAATTTCATCCATCCTCTGCCCATTTGTGCGGATGAAAGCTGTCACACCCGCGACAGTCTGGCACAACTCAAGGGGCGTTATGAGATGGTGAATATTAAGCTCGACAAAACCGGTGGCTTAACAGAAGCGCTGGCGCTGGCTAAAGAGGCACAGGTGCAGGGGTTTGGTTTAATGCTGGGCTGTATGTTGTGTACATCCAGGGCGATCGGGGCCGCATTACCCCTCGCGCCACAGGTGCGTTTTGCCGATCTGGATGGCCCAACCTGGCTGGCGGTTGACGTCTCGCCAGCCCTGAGCTTTACCTCCGGGCAGCTTCATCTCTGA
- a CDS encoding chemoreceptor protein produces MLKNMSVRTFISCFLLCVFLMDTVLIFLLSQGRMLFISVAGINFFALFLLWCYMTKYLVVPINTVKKSIEEVTSGNLGVSIPEFGNNCAGRLIPGINALSSNIATLVREIRASSQTAMTLSEQLSTRSAQLSVKTEQQSASLVQTAASMEQMAASTKNNADNTRQASEQANVATMQARKGGELMGQVATNMASITECAQQMTEIITLIDGIAFQTNILALNAAVEAARAGDHGKGFSVVAEEVRNLAHRSAEAAKNIKTLIEVTSNNVTQGVTVVSEAEKNMHEIVAGSGNVSRLMDDISASTSEQEKGISQITLALSELERVTQSNVAMAEELNGSSDVLRNQVIELQTRTRNFRLDNGYQTEGPSSSLPGSLSFQHRPRHTA; encoded by the coding sequence ATGCTAAAAAATATGAGCGTCAGGACATTCATCTCCTGTTTTCTTTTATGTGTGTTTTTGATGGATACAGTGTTAATTTTTTTATTATCACAAGGCAGGATGCTATTTATTTCAGTCGCAGGGATAAATTTTTTTGCTTTATTTTTACTCTGGTGCTACATGACAAAATATCTTGTGGTACCGATCAATACCGTGAAAAAAAGTATTGAAGAGGTGACTTCGGGTAATCTTGGTGTGTCGATCCCTGAATTTGGTAATAACTGTGCGGGCCGTTTGATCCCCGGTATTAATGCCTTATCAAGCAATATCGCTACGCTGGTACGGGAAATCAGAGCGTCGTCGCAAACCGCCATGACGCTATCAGAGCAACTCTCTACCCGAAGCGCACAGCTGTCCGTGAAAACAGAGCAGCAGTCCGCGTCATTGGTGCAAACGGCTGCCAGCATGGAACAGATGGCGGCGAGCACAAAAAATAATGCCGATAATACCCGTCAGGCCAGTGAACAGGCAAACGTGGCAACGATGCAGGCGCGCAAAGGGGGAGAACTGATGGGGCAAGTCGCCACCAACATGGCGTCGATTACCGAGTGCGCGCAACAAATGACAGAAATTATCACGCTTATTGACGGGATTGCCTTTCAGACGAATATCCTGGCGCTTAATGCGGCCGTAGAGGCGGCGAGGGCGGGTGACCACGGAAAAGGGTTCTCCGTGGTGGCGGAGGAGGTCAGAAACCTGGCACACCGCAGCGCTGAAGCCGCAAAGAACATTAAAACGCTGATTGAAGTCACCAGCAATAACGTGACTCAGGGGGTTACCGTTGTGTCAGAAGCGGAAAAAAACATGCATGAAATAGTGGCCGGTTCAGGCAACGTCAGCCGGTTGATGGATGATATTTCTGCATCGACATCAGAACAGGAAAAAGGTATTTCGCAAATTACGCTGGCGTTGTCTGAACTGGAACGGGTCACGCAGAGCAATGTTGCGATGGCGGAAGAGCTTAACGGATCGTCTGATGTGTTGCGTAATCAGGTGATTGAGCTGCAGACGCGGACACGTAATTTCAGACTTGATAATGGTTATCAGACAGAGGGTCCCTCGTCTTCTCTGCCTGGCTCGCTGTCGTTCCAGCATCGACCCCGACACACAGCGTGA
- a CDS encoding diguanylate cyclase: MSQHYFDALNFIQTPVWLVSPASEHIIFANAAATGVMQDKTLEDMRKGIYSANAQPVLSMYVPELKTEQDIVEVWTVWRDQHETTLSCRLSLTHLLPYGEVIVIEGIAHPVATGLKASRSATYQRKKQGFYARFFLTNSAPMLLIDPARDGQIVDANLAALSFYGYSHDEMCSKHTWEINSLGRDVLPIMTEIASLPGGHKPLNFIHRLADGTTRHVQTYAGPIEIYGDKLMLCIIHDITEQKRLEQELQHAALRDSMTGLLNRRQFYMITEQTNPDHLPAQQQFSLLLVDTDHFKNINDVFGHLKGDEVLISLSRMLESCSRKDDLVFRWGGEEFVILLPRTSLETAMQIAETIRAAVARITIPGLPRFTVSIGVARHNQGESIDELFKRVDDALYRAKNDGRNKVLAA; the protein is encoded by the coding sequence ATGTCACAACATTACTTTGACGCGCTGAATTTCATTCAAACACCTGTCTGGTTGGTTTCACCTGCTTCAGAACACATTATTTTTGCAAACGCAGCCGCCACTGGCGTAATGCAGGATAAGACTCTGGAGGATATGCGCAAAGGTATCTATTCCGCAAACGCGCAACCCGTATTGTCAATGTATGTTCCTGAGCTGAAAACAGAGCAGGACATCGTCGAAGTCTGGACAGTCTGGCGCGATCAACATGAAACCACACTCAGTTGCCGCCTGTCGCTGACTCATCTTCTCCCCTATGGTGAAGTAATTGTTATTGAGGGGATCGCTCACCCGGTAGCGACAGGGCTTAAGGCCAGCCGCTCCGCGACCTACCAGCGTAAAAAACAGGGTTTTTACGCCCGTTTTTTTCTCACCAATAGCGCACCGATGCTCTTAATTGACCCGGCACGCGATGGTCAAATCGTCGATGCCAATCTGGCCGCCCTCAGCTTTTATGGCTATTCCCACGATGAAATGTGCAGCAAACATACCTGGGAAATAAACTCACTGGGCCGCGATGTTTTGCCGATCATGACTGAGATCGCCTCTCTGCCCGGGGGGCATAAGCCGCTCAATTTTATCCACCGCCTCGCCGATGGGACAACCCGTCATGTACAGACCTACGCCGGGCCTATTGAGATCTACGGTGACAAACTGATGTTGTGCATTATTCATGATATTACAGAGCAAAAACGGCTGGAGCAGGAGCTGCAACACGCCGCGTTACGGGATTCAATGACGGGGCTGCTCAATCGTCGTCAGTTCTACATGATCACGGAGCAAACCAATCCTGATCATCTCCCCGCGCAGCAACAATTTAGCCTGCTGCTGGTCGACACCGATCATTTTAAAAATATCAACGACGTCTTTGGTCACCTCAAGGGCGACGAAGTGCTTATCTCGCTCTCCCGTATGCTGGAATCCTGCAGTCGTAAAGACGATCTGGTGTTTCGCTGGGGCGGCGAAGAGTTCGTGATCCTGTTGCCGCGGACATCGCTCGAAACCGCCATGCAAATCGCCGAAACGATCCGTGCCGCCGTGGCTCGCATAACCATTCCGGGTTTACCGCGATTTACGGTCAGTATCGGCGTTGCGCGGCACAACCAGGGCGAAAGTATCGACGAGTTGTTTAAACGCGTGGATGATGCTCTTTACCGCGCCAAGAATGATGGCCGCAATAAAGTGCTGGCGGCGTGA
- a CDS encoding bifunctional diguanylate cyclase/phosphodiesterase, translating to MLNVSWDPVLIAISYLVAFIASFVALDSAGKISLSSRKVAMFWRVAGGITLGIGIWSMHFIGMLAMKMPMIMSYHLWLTLLSLGVAVLTSTLAIHIVIPGNSLSSLRLILATLILSAGVVSMHYIGMAALMLNGGIIWDWNIVGLSVLIAVIASGAALWLAFHLRDKRKGIFVNRLLAALVMGAAISAMHYTGMNAAHFHEMEHTLPGGISELGLSIWVSVTTLCLLGVMLIMSLIDSHWRTNRLTDNLRQLNRQLELQARFDALTGLANRHQMDLRLQDCLHSALLSKKQFAVIFLDVDHFKRVNDTWGHHVGDELLINVAQRITARLTREMTLARLGGDAFILLVPECDDDKLNALLSALLDDMRRPLSLCGHTLNSTLSAGVSLYPQHGETLHELKLKADAAMRHIKEEGRNGWAIYRSEMSTEAPAKPGFLQELSQALERDQFELWYQPTWLAEHNTIHGFEALLRWRHPEQGVLLPNLFLPSLEQTGLIIPVGNWAIEAACRQLHFWTEQGFSQWTLSFNLSPIQFEQPDIFHVISSMLQKYNLSPSRLILEVTESTALKNLDRSIELLNTFNRAGITVSIDDFGTGYSNLLMLSVLPAKELKIDKSFVSSMLENEKSRKLVETIINIARTMEMNVVAEGIETEEQQSVLTDLGCDYLQGFLFSRPLPAEQVPWLLLQKNSDKQIIPIGKIHAESPFISQKNHA from the coding sequence ATGCTCAATGTATCGTGGGACCCAGTGTTAATAGCCATCTCTTATCTGGTGGCGTTTATCGCCTCGTTTGTGGCATTAGACAGCGCAGGAAAAATTTCCCTTTCCAGCCGGAAGGTCGCCATGTTCTGGCGTGTTGCCGGAGGGATAACGCTGGGCATTGGGATCTGGTCGATGCATTTCATCGGCATGCTGGCGATGAAAATGCCGATGATCATGAGCTACCACCTTTGGTTAACGCTTCTCTCGCTGGGTGTCGCGGTACTGACTTCCACTCTCGCGATTCATATTGTCATTCCGGGCAATTCCCTGTCCTCCTTACGGCTGATACTTGCCACGCTGATCCTCAGTGCTGGTGTGGTGTCGATGCACTATATTGGCATGGCCGCGTTGATGCTGAACGGAGGCATTATCTGGGACTGGAACATCGTCGGCTTGTCGGTGTTGATTGCTGTCATCGCATCCGGCGCGGCGCTGTGGCTGGCCTTCCATCTGCGGGATAAGCGTAAAGGGATCTTTGTGAATCGTCTTCTTGCCGCCCTGGTGATGGGCGCGGCAATTAGCGCGATGCACTATACCGGCATGAATGCTGCTCATTTTCATGAAATGGAACATACCCTGCCAGGCGGTATCAGTGAGTTGGGATTATCCATCTGGGTTTCGGTAACCACGCTATGCCTGCTCGGCGTCATGTTAATTATGTCGCTCATTGACTCCCACTGGCGTACCAACCGGCTGACGGATAATCTCCGCCAGCTCAACCGTCAACTGGAGCTACAGGCCCGTTTTGATGCGCTCACCGGTCTTGCTAACCGTCACCAGATGGATCTTCGCCTGCAGGACTGCCTGCACAGCGCGCTGCTCAGTAAGAAGCAATTTGCCGTGATTTTCCTCGACGTTGATCATTTCAAACGCGTCAATGATACCTGGGGCCACCACGTCGGGGATGAGCTGTTAATCAACGTTGCACAACGCATCACTGCGCGACTCACCCGCGAAATGACGCTGGCAAGACTGGGAGGCGATGCCTTCATTTTACTGGTTCCTGAGTGCGATGACGATAAACTCAACGCTCTGCTCTCGGCGTTACTCGACGATATGCGCCGCCCTCTTTCCCTCTGTGGCCACACGCTGAACAGCACGCTCAGCGCAGGGGTAAGCCTCTATCCCCAGCATGGTGAAACGCTGCATGAGCTGAAGCTGAAAGCTGATGCGGCAATGCGTCACATTAAGGAGGAAGGCCGTAACGGCTGGGCTATCTATCGGTCAGAAATGTCGACGGAAGCGCCGGCAAAACCCGGTTTTTTACAGGAGCTTTCTCAGGCGCTTGAACGCGACCAGTTTGAGCTGTGGTATCAGCCGACCTGGCTTGCTGAACACAACACTATCCACGGTTTTGAGGCGCTTCTGCGCTGGCGACATCCTGAGCAAGGCGTTCTACTACCCAATCTCTTTTTACCGTCACTGGAGCAAACGGGGTTAATTATTCCGGTTGGAAACTGGGCAATTGAGGCAGCCTGCCGACAGCTTCACTTCTGGACCGAACAAGGCTTCAGTCAGTGGACATTGTCCTTTAACTTATCCCCGATACAGTTTGAGCAACCCGATATATTCCATGTTATCTCGTCCATGCTGCAAAAATATAATCTGTCCCCTTCCCGCCTTATCCTTGAAGTGACGGAGAGTACCGCGCTCAAAAATCTCGATCGCAGCATTGAGTTACTCAATACTTTCAATCGGGCCGGGATAACCGTTTCTATTGATGATTTTGGTACTGGCTACTCCAACCTGCTGATGTTGAGTGTTCTTCCGGCAAAAGAACTTAAAATCGACAAAAGCTTTGTTAGCTCAATGCTGGAAAATGAAAAAAGTCGAAAGTTAGTGGAAACGATTATTAATATCGCCCGGACAATGGAGATGAATGTCGTTGCCGAAGGGATCGAAACAGAAGAGCAACAGAGTGTCCTGACAGACCTCGGTTGTGACTATCTGCAAGGGTTCCTTTTCTCCCGCCCGTTACCCGCCGAACAGGTTCCCTGGCTGCTGTTACAAAAGAATTCAGACAAACAGATTATACCAATTGGTAAAATTCACGCGGAATCCCCCTTTATTTCACAAAAAAATCATGCCTGA
- a CDS encoding protease, with protein MMGKKILMLVGDYAEDYETMVPFQALQMIGHQVDAVCPDKHKGDYIMTAIHDFDGAQTYSEKPGHRFTLNADFSAVKEQDYDALLIPGGRAPEYLRLNDDVLKLVRAFDAVRKPIAAVCHGPQLLAAAGVLKGRTCSAYPACAPEVRLSGGHYASIGIDQAHVDGNLVTAPAWPAHPQWLAKFAELLR; from the coding sequence ATGATGGGTAAGAAAATCCTGATGTTGGTTGGCGATTACGCTGAAGATTACGAAACAATGGTGCCGTTTCAGGCATTGCAGATGATTGGTCATCAGGTTGATGCCGTCTGTCCTGATAAACACAAAGGCGACTACATCATGACGGCGATCCATGACTTTGACGGAGCCCAGACCTACAGCGAAAAGCCCGGTCACCGTTTTACGCTCAACGCCGATTTTTCCGCAGTTAAAGAACAGGACTATGACGCACTGCTCATCCCGGGAGGACGAGCGCCTGAATATCTGCGGTTGAATGATGACGTGCTGAAACTGGTACGGGCCTTTGACGCGGTGCGTAAACCCATTGCCGCCGTTTGCCACGGCCCTCAACTGTTAGCCGCCGCCGGTGTACTCAAAGGTCGCACCTGTAGTGCCTACCCGGCCTGTGCGCCAGAAGTCCGGCTCAGCGGCGGACACTACGCCAGTATTGGTATCGATCAGGCACATGTTGACGGCAACCTGGTCACCGCCCCCGCCTGGCCTGCACACCCGCAATGGTTAGCAAAATTTGCCGAACTGTTACGGTAG
- the tpx gene encoding putative thiol peroxidase, translating into MSQLVHFQGNPVAVAGSIPQSGSKAQPFTLVAKDLSDVTLGQFAGKRKVLNIFPSIDTGVCAASVRKFNQLATEMDNTVVLCISADLPFAQSRFCGAEGLSNVITLSTLRNADFLEKYGVGIAEGALKGLAARAVLVIDENDNVVFSELVNEITTEPDYTAALDVLKA; encoded by the coding sequence ATGTCACAACTCGTTCATTTCCAGGGCAACCCTGTTGCTGTCGCAGGTTCCATTCCGCAGTCTGGTAGCAAAGCGCAGCCTTTCACTCTGGTGGCTAAAGATCTGTCTGACGTCACGCTGGGCCAGTTTGCTGGCAAGCGCAAAGTCCTGAACATTTTCCCAAGCATCGATACCGGCGTTTGTGCCGCATCCGTGCGTAAATTCAACCAGCTGGCGACTGAAATGGACAACACCGTTGTGCTGTGCATTTCTGCTGACCTGCCGTTTGCCCAGTCTCGCTTCTGCGGTGCGGAAGGTCTGAGCAACGTCATTACCCTTTCCACGCTGCGCAATGCGGATTTCCTTGAGAAATACGGCGTTGGCATTGCAGAAGGTGCGCTGAAAGGCCTGGCCGCTCGCGCGGTTCTGGTTATTGATGAAAACGACAACGTGGTATTCAGCGAGCTGGTGAACGAAATCACCACCGAGCCAGACTACACCGCAGCGCTGGACGTGCTGAAAGCGTAA
- the zntB gene encoding zinc transport protein ZntB translates to MESIKGSELNVPDAVFAWVFDGRGGARPLEDNDEIDSEHPCWLHLNYTHMDSAEWLASTPLLPNSVRDALAGDSLRPRVSRMGEGTLLTLRCINGSTDERPDQLVAMRVYMDERLIVSTRQRKVLALDDVVNDLKDGTGPIDCGSWLVDVCDALTDHASEFIEELHDKIIDLEDNLLDQQIPPRGFLALLRKQLIVMRRYMTPQRDVYARLASERLGWMNDDQRRRMQDIADRLGRGLDEIDSCIARTAVMADEIAQVMQESLSRRTYTMSLMAMVFLPSTFLTGLFGVNLGGIPGGGYHYGFTAFCIMLVVLIGGVAWWLRRSKWL, encoded by the coding sequence GTGGAGAGCATTAAAGGGTCTGAACTTAACGTTCCTGACGCAGTTTTTGCGTGGGTGTTCGATGGTCGTGGCGGCGCGCGGCCGCTGGAGGATAACGATGAGATTGATAGTGAACATCCTTGCTGGCTACATCTGAACTATACCCATATGGATAGCGCTGAATGGCTGGCGTCGACCCCGCTCTTGCCGAATAGCGTCCGCGATGCACTGGCGGGTGATAGCCTGCGACCCCGCGTGAGCAGGATGGGGGAGGGTACGCTTCTCACGCTTCGCTGCATTAACGGCAGTACGGATGAGCGCCCGGATCAACTGGTCGCGATGCGTGTCTATATGGACGAAAGACTGATTGTCTCCACACGTCAGCGTAAAGTTCTGGCGCTGGATGATGTCGTGAATGATTTAAAAGATGGCACCGGGCCGATCGATTGCGGTAGCTGGCTGGTGGATGTCTGCGATGCTCTTACCGATCATGCAAGTGAGTTTATTGAAGAGCTACACGATAAAATTATCGATCTGGAAGATAACCTGCTCGATCAGCAGATCCCGCCGCGCGGCTTTCTGGCATTACTGCGCAAACAGCTGATTGTGATGCGTCGCTATATGACCCCGCAACGTGACGTCTATGCCCGCCTGGCCAGTGAGCGGCTTGGCTGGATGAACGACGATCAGCGTCGCAGAATGCAGGATATTGCTGACAGGCTGGGGCGCGGGCTGGATGAGATTGATTCCTGTATTGCCAGAACGGCGGTGATGGCAGATGAGATAGCGCAGGTGATGCAGGAGTCGCTGTCGAGAAGAACGTATACGATGTCGCTGATGGCGATGGTGTTTCTCCCCAGCACCTTCTTAACCGGGCTGTTTGGTGTGAATCTGGGAGGCATTCCCGGCGGCGGATACCATTATGGCTTCACCGCTTTTTGCATCATGTTAGTTGTTTTGATTGGAGGTGTTGCATGGTGGTTGCGTCGTAGTAAATGGCTGTAA